The DNA segment tcagccatggtattATGATATCAAGAGATTTCTGAAAATAGAAGAATATCCCGAGCAGGCcaatggagaccaaaagagaactatTAGAAGGCTTGCCAGCGATTGTTTCTTGAGTGGCaaggtcttgtacaaaaggactccagatctcaatttgttaagatgtgttgacgccgaagaggACGAAaaatcatgtatgaagtgcacgTAGGAGTATATGGAACCCACATGAATGGGtacgttttggcaaagaaaatcctttgagcaggctattactggatgaccatggaaaaaaaTTGCTTTAGTTTTGTCcagaaatgtcatcagt comes from the Nicotiana sylvestris chromosome 4, ASM39365v2, whole genome shotgun sequence genome and includes:
- the LOC138889673 gene encoding uncharacterized protein, encoding MEDLSKRFKSVEFRYIPHFHNELADVLATLASVLPYPGNLHIDPLEIQIRERYGYCNTVEMEPNVQPWYYDIKRFLKIEEYPEQANGDQKRTIRRLASDCFLSGKVLYKRTPDLNLLRCVDAEEDEKSCMKCT